In Glycine soja cultivar W05 chromosome 10, ASM419377v2, whole genome shotgun sequence, the genomic stretch GAAATCAGTGTCATTCTGAAGGCCCAGGTCTCTTGGCAGAGGGCTCTGCAAATTTTCGAGTGGTTCAAGAACAAGGGTCGTTACGACTTGAACGTCATTCACTACAACATAATGCTTTGCACCCTCGGCAGAGCACGCAAGTGGGACCTCGTGGAGAGTTTGTGGACCGAAATGAATGCGAAAGGGGTTGCCCCTGTGAATTCCACTTATGGGACCTTGATTGATGCTTATAGCAAAGGTGGACTCAAAGAGGAAGCACTTGCTTGGCTTCAGAGGATGCAGAGTCAAGGAATGGAGCCTGATGAGGTCACCATGGGGATTGTTGTTCTCTTGTACAAGAGGGCCGGAGAGTTTCAAAAAGCTCAAGAGTTTTTCAGGAGATGGATGAGAGGTGCACCTTTTAGATTAGGTGTGGATGATAAAGTAGTATCACATACCAATGTTTGTTTAAGCTCTCATACATATGCTACCTTGATTGACACGTATGGGAAGGGTGGTCAATTTCACGCAGCATGTGAAACTTTTGCTAGGATCATCAGACAAGGCAGAGCCCTGAATACGGTTACACTCAATACAATGATTCACTTGTATGGAAACTGTGGACGGTTACGACAAGCTTGTTTGCTGTTCCAGAAAATGGGAGAGTTTCGGTGTGTACCCGACACTTGGACGTATAACATCCTCATTTCTCTTAATATTAAGAATAATAAGGTCAAATTGGCAGCTAAATATTTTGCAAGGATGAAAAAGGCCTTCCTTGAGCCAGACGTTGTGAGTTACCGTACCCTCTTGTATGCATACTCGACTAGGAAAATGGTTCGAGAAGCAGAAGAGCTCATACGGGAGATGGACGAAAGGGATCTTGAGATTGATGAATTCACCCAATCTGCGTTGACTAGAATGTATGTAGAATCAGGTATGCTTGAGCAGTCGTGGTTGTGGTTCAGGAGGTTTCACCTAGCTGGAAATATCAGTTCTGATTGTTATTCTGCCAATATTGATGCATATGGAGAGTGGGGGTATACTTTAGCAGCCGAGAAAGTCTTTATTTGCtgcaaagaaaagaagaagctcACTGTCCTTGAGTTTAATGTGATGATTAAGGCTTATGGGATAGGAAAATGCTATGATAAAGCATGTCAATTGTTTGATAGTATGAAAAAAATTGGTGTTGTTGCAGACAAATGTAGCTACAGTTCTCTCATTCATATTTTGGCCAGTGCTGACAAGCCACACATTGccaaatcttatcttaaaaaaatgcagGAGGCAGGACTTGTGAGTGACTGTGTCCCATACTGTGTTGTGATATCAAGCTTCACAAAGTTAGGCCAATTTGAAATGGCAGAAGAATTATACAAGGAAATGCTTGGATATGCCGTCCAGCCTGATGTCATTATTTATGGTGTTTTTATCAATGCTTTTGCTGATGCTGGAAGCGTTAAAGAAGCCATCAATTATGTTAACGAAATGAGAAAGGCAGGACTGCCAGGGAATCCAgctatatataactctttgataaaGTTGTATACTAAAGTAGGCTACCTGAAAGAAGCACAAGAAACATACAAGTTGATTCAATTATCAGATGAAGGTCCTTCTTTATTTTCCTCTAATTGTATGATTGATCTTTATACTGAGCGACTTATGGTTGAACAAGCAAAAGAGATATTTGAGAGCTTGATGAAGAATGAAGTTGCAAATGAGTTTTCATATGCAATGATGCTATGCATGTATAAGAAAATTGGAAGATTGGACGAAGCCATTCAAATTGCAACACAGATGAGAAGACTAGGATTCTTGACTGATATATTGAGTTATAATAATGTGCTTGGCTTGTATTCTATGGATAGGAGGCTAAGGGAAGCTACAGAGACATTCAAGGAAATGATAAAATCTGGTGTTCAACCAGATGATTTTACATTCAGAGCTCTTGCAAACATTTTACTGAATTGTGGAGTTTCAAAGCAGGCTGTTGGCAGGCTAGAAGTAATGGTGAAAAGGGATGCTCCTCATGGTTTGCAAGCATGGATGTTGGCACTCTCATGTGCATTTGAAGGAGTTCATTATACAAACGAGTAGATGTGGTTAATTATGGTTGGAGCCTACATAAGGTATAAAAGCATGATTGGAGGCTTACCTAGTCTGGCTTTCCTCTGGAGCTGGTTGTTTGCCTTTTTATTGGCTACATGGCTGAGGCCTGAGGCTATGGTTGGAGCATTTCAATCACAGTATTTAGAATTACTACTGGTAATTTCTATAATAATCTTATAATATGGTTTGGTAGTTTGAATAGTTCTCCATAAAATGAAGCAAAATATATGGGGATATCTGAAAAATGAAGATAGGATAAATTGATATTTGTTGTATATATTGTTTGTAGTTGCTGAACATTGCTCTTCATTTCTTAAAGATCATTTTATCTGCCAGAATAGTAACAACATTTCAAAGAGACATGATTTTACCTAATCATGACTACATGTCTCTGATGTTTTGCAGGATTCTGGAATGGGAACAAGTTTTATCCTTGAAGATCAGTAATGGGAATTGGATTGTTGAAACCTCTTTGGAACTACATGAACTGCTTTCtcctctttttcttcatttcaaGGACTAAAGTAATTTAGTATATACCAGGAATGAGGATAGAaggaaaagtttttttttctgggCAGAAATTGGTCCTGTATGCTACATTCTTTGGTGTATGGAGAAGATATGGTTTGACAGTAGAGGATTTTAATCTTGCACACCGCATTGTTCAGGtatatttaacattattatcTGGGTACCAACATCATTGTCAAAATGATTGCTTTTAGTTTTAGCGTGAaccacatttatttttttagctgCATTCTGGTGTCACTTGCATTGCCACTAAATGAAACTATCCTGAAATTTGTGTTATTCTATGTGCAAATAAGTCTTAACTCAACATATTGGTGGTCAATACTCAAATGTCATTTGTCAAAGCtacatacttatatatatatatatatatatatatatcatgctaTTCAAATAGTTAATGACTATGAAAACATTTTCTTTGTATTTCAGCCCATTTTTAGGACTCAAAGCAGCCATGTACTATATGGATTCCCTGAATCTGACAGTTGTTGATCATATACATTTGGCCAAGTCTAAGCTTTACATTTTCTTTCCAATAAAAAGTAAGTAATTTTGCATGCTATCTTTTGGGGAGACCCTCTTTCCATTATTTATGTCTAGTATTTGTGACTGTTTTCCCCCCTTTTTTCAGCATGGAGGAAAAGTTATTTGTTGCTGGCAGATCTAATGGAAAGCCATACAAAGCTATCAGAGAAGTATAATTGCATCCGCATTTGATTTTTTCCAATTGTAAAATTTCAGTCATTCTTTTTGAGTAAATTGTGAAGACCAAGTTTCAATAAAATTAGAATGACCTCTcctttgttttgaaaatttccattttttatttacatgcATAGCATAATTGCATAAACCCTCTCACATCCTTTTTTCTGAATTATGCAGAACTCCCTTATTATATCATAAAGTTCCTTCTGAGTTCTGATATATTTCTTTCTTGAACAAAATTATCATGTAAATTGTGTTGTAACAAATTATGTGGTGTTTTTTAtgcatgatttttcttttatccatattagttaaaataattaactgaTTAAACTGTTATATGCTCATTTTCCTTCAAAATTTGTTTGGAAGCAACATGAAAGGGTGTGGTGTCTTAGGAAAAGGAGCACCACAGTTGGAAGATTGCAATTTATTCTTCTGGGAAGTGGAGAGTTGTACTATTTGAGAATTTTACTAAATTACTCAAAGGGGCCACAATCATATTCTTGCATAAGAACAATTAGTAATGTTCTTTATACTACCTTTAAAGATGTTTGTTATGCACTAGGCCTGTTATGATATATGATTGAGAATATGTTGATGCCATTATTGAGGCAAGTCATTGGGGCTCACGAAGATATTTGAGAACATTACCTTACTTTTGTCAAATCAATTATCTAGACTAGAATTTGTTTGGCAAAAGACTTATATGTATTTAAATCATGACATTCAACACAGACAAAGACTTGTTCTTCAGAATAATGGtaattgatataatttatttttgttttgtttacttAGTTTACAACAATTTACAAAAATGTATAATTCCTATTTATTTGAATAACATGCTTAGTGTTGTCAgataaagagttaaaaaatttcGCCTCTCAGAGTTGGATAAATTGTTACAAAATAACAATAGAAGATTGTCTAATTTTCCACTCATGTCTCTTCCTGACATCGGTATGATTTCTGAGTGCCAAAATcaccttattttttataagctcAACTACGATAAGCAATTACTTTTTATATcaaagcatttaaaaaaaaaaagaataatttaaagttaatttttttaaactattgtGTATACTATTTATAGTCCATTAATCATGAATTGTACGACTAATCATATTAGGACTAATTGAtctggataatttttttataatcatagaTTTATGGAAGTTAAGAGAGTATTCcattaatctaaaaaaattattagctaAAATTGACAAgcttaaaaagtgttttttttttaaatagtagtTGTAAGAATAACTATAAGCTAAATATATTCCTTTTATCgactaaaaatttcaaaacgCTCATAAAAAATGTTCAAATCTTATAACATATATGAACGAGATTTGTTTCATGATCTTTTGTTTCCAAGCATATAAATCTGGACATTATTTAATCATggtcaagaaagaaagaaataattaatgaggtcttcttttttcaaaattcttatgaattaaaattcataaaaaatcaattttgaaatatatgttaatcatttttaaaaaaaatatataaataatatttattttataagtattaaaaaatatatattattatatttgttcttatatataacaaacaaataatttaaatgattgacacaataatttaataatttaagatCTTATAGTATTTATAAGTGAAAATGATCTAACTAATAAGAGATCACATGAACAGAATTAATTTCTAATATTGGGTTGAAAATATTTGTAGGTCtttaacctaaaaaaaaaatatcttattttatcttaatatatataaatccaCTTATGAGacaatttttcctttctaaACCTTCATATTAAAAATTCCACTTGTATTCTATTATTCAAAGATGGTCTTTGAAATTGaagcaatttaatt encodes the following:
- the LOC114369922 gene encoding pentatricopeptide repeat-containing protein At3g23020-like, with the translated sequence MLVKLQLLGFTFTNTLETSLSIPNTTSHALPLPHSPNEHRPKKLNLEKNKVHSTCSTKWVSHCGSIPAVLRALNTTHDLDNALRQWEEGTLSDREISVILKAQVSWQRALQIFEWFKNKGRYDLNVIHYNIMLCTLGRARKWDLVESLWTEMNAKGVAPVNSTYGTLIDAYSKGGLKEEALAWLQRMQSQGMEPDEVTMGIVVLLYKRAGEFQKAQEFFRRWMRGAPFRLGVDDKVVSHTNVCLSSHTYATLIDTYGKGGQFHAACETFARIIRQGRALNTVTLNTMIHLYGNCGRLRQACLLFQKMGEFRCVPDTWTYNILISLNIKNNKVKLAAKYFARMKKAFLEPDVVSYRTLLYAYSTRKMVREAEELIREMDERDLEIDEFTQSALTRMYVESGMLEQSWLWFRRFHLAGNISSDCYSANIDAYGEWGYTLAAEKVFICCKEKKKLTVLEFNVMIKAYGIGKCYDKACQLFDSMKKIGVVADKCSYSSLIHILASADKPHIAKSYLKKMQEAGLVSDCVPYCVVISSFTKLGQFEMAEELYKEMLGYAVQPDVIIYGVFINAFADAGSVKEAINYVNEMRKAGLPGNPAIYNSLIKLYTKVGYLKEAQETYKLIQLSDEGPSLFSSNCMIDLYTERLMVEQAKEIFESLMKNEVANEFSYAMMLCMYKKIGRLDEAIQIATQMRRLGFLTDILSYNNVLGLYSMDRRLREATETFKEMIKSGVQPDDFTFRALANILLNCGVSKQAVGRLEVMVKRDAPHGLQAWMLALSCAFEGVHYTNE